A part of Corynebacterium lactis RW2-5 genomic DNA contains:
- the menE gene encoding o-succinylbenzoate--CoA ligase yields the protein MVTTLNVLPVNPHDPAAILPELAAALEGRASYLPVPLHDAARSSILRNSQRAGEPIDASVALVVGTSGSTGTPKGAQLTASNLEASASATHKLLGGPGQWLLAMPAYHIAGLQVLVRSLIAGTEPVCVDVTDGFSVAAFADGAAQLTGDRAYTSLAPLQLTKAIQTREGIAALQLFDAVLVGGAAINPQVAARAEAEGINVVATYGSSETAGGCVYDGQPIPGAQIAVENGRVWLGGPMIAQGYRNAPGHEAFSRPGWFGTSDGGKLVDGLLVLTGRLDTVIDSGGLKLHPEVLEQELLTIDGVTGACVVGVPHARLGQAIVAAYEGSATLGDVMDGLGDAEDAGRLNHWMIPKDLRHVDALPLTGPGKVDRQKVAELF from the coding sequence ATTGTGACCACGCTCAACGTCCTGCCCGTCAACCCGCACGACCCCGCCGCCATCCTCCCGGAGCTTGCCGCCGCACTGGAGGGTCGCGCCTCCTACCTGCCAGTTCCGCTTCACGACGCCGCCCGCTCCTCCATCCTCCGCAACTCTCAGCGCGCAGGCGAGCCTATCGACGCCTCGGTCGCACTCGTCGTCGGTACTTCAGGGTCGACTGGAACGCCGAAGGGGGCGCAGCTTACGGCGAGCAACCTGGAAGCGTCGGCAAGCGCGACCCACAAGTTGCTGGGCGGGCCCGGGCAGTGGCTGCTGGCGATGCCCGCCTACCACATCGCTGGCCTGCAGGTTTTGGTGCGCTCGCTGATTGCGGGCACGGAGCCGGTGTGCGTGGACGTGACCGACGGTTTCAGCGTGGCGGCGTTCGCGGACGGGGCGGCGCAGCTGACGGGCGACCGCGCCTACACCTCGCTGGCACCGCTGCAGCTGACCAAGGCGATTCAGACGCGCGAGGGTATCGCCGCGCTGCAGCTTTTCGACGCCGTCCTCGTCGGCGGGGCGGCCATTAATCCGCAGGTGGCGGCGCGCGCTGAGGCGGAGGGGATCAACGTCGTAGCAACGTACGGCTCCAGCGAGACCGCCGGCGGCTGCGTCTACGACGGTCAGCCAATCCCCGGCGCGCAGATCGCCGTGGAGAACGGGCGAGTGTGGCTAGGCGGACCGATGATTGCGCAAGGCTACCGGAACGCGCCCGGTCACGAGGCCTTCTCCCGACCCGGATGGTTCGGCACCTCCGACGGCGGCAAATTGGTTGATGGGCTGCTGGTGCTTACCGGGCGACTGGACACCGTCATCGACTCGGGCGGGCTGAAACTCCACCCGGAAGTACTCGAACAGGAACTGCTGACCATCGACGGTGTCACCGGCGCGTGTGTGGTCGGGGTGCCGCACGCTAGGCTCGGCCAGGCCATCGTCGCAGCGTATGAAGGCTCCGCCACGCTTGGCGACGTCATGGACGGCCTTGGTGACGCCGAAGATGCGGGAAGGCTGAACCACTGGATGATTCCGAAGGACCTCCGGCACGTCGACGCGCTACCGCTGACGGGGCCGGGCAAGGTCGATCGGCAAAAGGTCGCGGAGTTGTTTTAG
- the msrA gene encoding peptide-methionine (S)-S-oxide reductase MsrA gives MGWLFGKTAQLVSEDEALKGGSHPVLENPRPHAVLGTPITGPWEEGQEVVYIGIGCYWGAEKLFWQTPGVVSTSVGFAGGVTPNPTYRETCTGRTNHTEVVEVVYDPAQVSFDQLVAKAFEAHDPTQGYRQGNDVGTQYRSAIYTTTEQQAERARAIAAAYAPRLADAGLGPITTEIKPLSETPAGEYYRAEDEHQQYLHKNPHGYCPVHSTGVACSPEV, from the coding sequence ATGGGTTGGCTATTTGGCAAGACTGCACAGTTGGTTTCCGAGGATGAGGCGTTGAAGGGCGGCTCGCACCCGGTATTAGAGAATCCGAGGCCTCATGCGGTGCTCGGCACGCCGATTACGGGGCCATGGGAGGAAGGCCAGGAGGTCGTCTACATCGGCATCGGCTGTTATTGGGGTGCGGAGAAGCTGTTCTGGCAGACACCGGGCGTGGTGTCTACCTCCGTGGGGTTCGCGGGCGGTGTGACTCCGAACCCGACTTATCGCGAGACCTGCACCGGCCGCACTAACCACACCGAGGTCGTCGAGGTGGTCTACGATCCGGCGCAGGTTAGTTTCGACCAGCTCGTGGCCAAGGCCTTCGAGGCGCACGACCCGACGCAGGGGTATCGCCAGGGCAATGACGTGGGCACGCAGTACCGCTCGGCGATCTACACCACCACCGAGCAGCAGGCCGAGCGCGCGCGTGCCATCGCCGCCGCGTACGCACCTCGGCTTGCCGACGCAGGCCTCGGCCCCATCACCACCGAGATTAAGCCACTGTCCGAAACCCCGGCGGGGGAGTACTACCGTGCTGAGGACGAGCACCAGCAGTATCTTCACAAGAATCCGCACGGATACTGCCCGGTGCATTCGACGGGAGTTGCATGTAGCCCGGAGGTGTAG
- a CDS encoding YkvI family membrane protein: protein MVMKVLRVAFAFVGIIVGAGFATGQEIMQYFVAFGINGIWGAVLSAVIMSVWAMIILQLGSYFRAAEHGEVFRRVSHPIFSRVLDIGVVITLFATGFVMFAGAGANMNQQWGTPVWVGAVIMVAITIAAGFLDVDRVTTVIGSITPFIVAFIVLASIYTLAFTDPTPMAERADAVAAVATTLPHWTVAAVNYVGFNLMVAVSMAIVIGGNMFHPRVAGVGGFFGGLIYSALLLISALTLYYTVGTVATDAVPMLSVINRLHPWLGQAMAVVIFGMIFNTALGMFYALARRLTASRPERFHVVYVATVVLGFILSFVGFQNLIGWVYPVLGYIGLLLIAVMLVAWLRGRGRISEEASRRGRISRLLAVGDRSEARREIEDSNLSAAQVREAIEDGQVGGA from the coding sequence GTGGTTATGAAAGTGCTGCGGGTCGCGTTCGCGTTCGTCGGAATTATCGTCGGCGCGGGCTTTGCGACTGGCCAGGAAATCATGCAGTATTTCGTCGCATTCGGCATCAACGGCATCTGGGGTGCGGTGCTTTCGGCGGTGATTATGAGCGTGTGGGCCATGATCATCCTGCAGCTTGGCAGTTACTTTCGTGCCGCCGAGCACGGTGAGGTTTTCCGGCGGGTCTCGCACCCGATTTTCTCCCGCGTTCTGGATATTGGCGTGGTGATTACCCTTTTCGCCACCGGGTTTGTGATGTTCGCCGGCGCCGGCGCGAATATGAATCAGCAGTGGGGAACGCCCGTGTGGGTCGGTGCCGTGATCATGGTGGCAATCACGATTGCGGCTGGGTTCCTGGATGTTGATCGCGTCACCACCGTGATTGGTTCGATCACCCCGTTCATCGTGGCATTTATCGTACTGGCCAGCATTTATACTCTGGCATTTACGGATCCGACTCCCATGGCCGAGCGTGCCGACGCCGTCGCAGCCGTTGCGACCACCCTGCCACATTGGACGGTCGCGGCTGTTAATTATGTTGGCTTCAACCTAATGGTGGCGGTGTCGATGGCGATTGTCATCGGCGGAAACATGTTCCACCCCCGCGTCGCCGGAGTCGGTGGCTTTTTTGGCGGCCTGATTTATTCGGCACTGCTGCTAATCTCTGCACTTACGCTGTACTACACCGTCGGGACGGTCGCGACGGATGCGGTGCCGATGCTCAGTGTCATCAATCGTCTGCACCCGTGGTTGGGACAGGCCATGGCGGTGGTGATTTTCGGCATGATCTTCAACACCGCGCTCGGCATGTTCTATGCACTGGCCAGGCGCCTGACCGCGTCGCGTCCGGAGCGTTTCCATGTCGTCTACGTCGCGACTGTGGTGCTCGGCTTCATTCTGAGTTTCGTTGGCTTCCAGAACCTCATTGGCTGGGTGTATCCGGTGCTCGGCTATATCGGCCTGCTGCTGATTGCCGTCATGTTGGTCGCGTGGCTGCGCGGGCGCGGACGCATTAGCGAGGAAGCCAGCCGCCGCGGCCGCATCAGCCGACTGCTTGCGGTCGGTGACCGCTCGGAGGCGCGCCGCGAGATTGAGGACTCGAATCTGTCGGCGGCGCAGGTCCGCGAGGCAATCGAGGACGGTCAGGTCGGCGGGGCTTAA